From Kiritimatiellales bacterium, a single genomic window includes:
- a CDS encoding lipoate--protein ligase produces MMIVQTTETDVFRNLAAEEWLLENTADLSVLFLYVNAPCVVIGKNQNPWRECRLSLMEQEDVPFARRISGGGAVFHDAGNLNVSVIVPRAQYQEEKQYELILAALRKFGITAEKLNKNSLAIAGKKFSGNAFCMRKNRVLHHCTLLVNSDLSRLGRYLGAEVAGIETKAVPSIPSPVINLNSVAPRITIEKISAALIEKFKIEYCSGETLKQWNEENFPPAVIDRLSERYYTDEWRYCRTPKFTAHIAGELFQVEKGRVINHPAVPLFPEVLQTRRRVR; encoded by the coding sequence ATGATGATCGTTCAAACAACTGAAACGGATGTATTTCGTAATCTGGCGGCAGAAGAGTGGCTGCTGGAGAATACAGCGGATTTGTCTGTTTTGTTTTTATATGTGAATGCGCCGTGTGTGGTGATTGGTAAAAACCAGAATCCGTGGCGCGAATGCAGGTTATCACTGATGGAGCAGGAGGACGTTCCGTTTGCGCGCCGGATTTCCGGCGGCGGCGCAGTGTTTCATGACGCCGGAAATTTGAATGTCAGTGTCATTGTTCCGCGTGCGCAATATCAGGAAGAGAAACAATATGAACTGATTCTGGCAGCGTTACGGAAATTCGGAATTACTGCTGAGAAACTGAATAAAAATTCGCTGGCAATCGCCGGGAAAAAATTTTCGGGAAATGCATTTTGCATGCGTAAAAACCGCGTACTGCATCATTGTACGCTTTTAGTGAACAGCGATCTGAGCCGGCTTGGACGTTATCTTGGTGCAGAAGTCGCCGGCATTGAAACAAAGGCTGTTCCTTCAATCCCCTCGCCGGTAATCAATCTGAATTCTGTCGCGCCGAGAATTACAATAGAAAAAATTTCCGCAGCACTGATTGAAAAATTCAAAATAGAATATTGCAGTGGTGAAACGCTGAAGCAGTGGAATGAAGAGAATTTCCCGCCGGCGGTGATTGATCGTTTAAGTGAACGATATTATACCGACGAATGGCGCTATTGCCGGACGCCGAAATTCACGGCGCACATTGCCGGGGAGCTGTTTCAAGTTGAAAAGGGGCGTGTTATAAACCATCCGGCGGTGCCGCTGTTTCCGGAAGTCCTGCAGACGAGGCGGCGTGTCCGCTAA
- a CDS encoding DUF202 domain-containing protein, which translates to MNKMNKSYSRFNHADLILRDELAIDRTQLANERTLLAYLRSAVALIIAGATIMNFSKEFWFWLTGAVCIPFGIIVSIIGILRYRNMNRSISSVSGHAASSAGLPETAAPPDGL; encoded by the coding sequence ATGAATAAGATGAACAAAAGCTATTCCCGTTTTAACCATGCCGACCTGATTCTGCGCGACGAACTGGCAATCGATCGTACGCAGCTCGCCAACGAACGAACGTTGCTCGCCTATCTCCGCTCCGCCGTTGCACTGATCATTGCCGGCGCAACGATAATGAATTTTTCGAAAGAGTTCTGGTTCTGGCTTACCGGCGCCGTCTGTATTCCGTTTGGAATTATCGTCAGCATCATCGGTATTTTACGCTACCGGAATATGAACCGTTCTATTTCGAGCGTTAGCGGACACGCCGCCTCGTCTGCAGGACTTCCGGAAACAGCGGCACCGCCGGATGGTTTATAA
- a CDS encoding aspartyl protease family protein, whose amino-acid sequence MLFDPFSEIKIHEDAKIYVQIDLIYGKERFPVIGLLDTGATGTMLPRWVAEDLGIKYNAGKERFVNGISGRLKGMAHRIETVLINDSGDEVGRNAIDITFVDGSDLALVGMNLITKFDWELLFSEKIIKVGSI is encoded by the coding sequence ATGCTGTTTGATCCATTCTCTGAAATAAAAATCCATGAGGATGCTAAAATTTATGTTCAGATTGATTTGATTTACGGGAAAGAGCGATTTCCCGTAATCGGGTTACTTGATACAGGTGCGACTGGAACAATGCTTCCGCGCTGGGTAGCAGAAGATTTGGGCATTAAATATAACGCTGGGAAAGAGCGTTTTGTGAATGGAATTAGTGGGCGGTTGAAGGGAATGGCGCATAGAATTGAAACTGTGCTTATTAATGATTCTGGGGATGAAGTTGGACGGAATGCTATTGATATTACTTTTGTGGATGGCTCTGATCTTGCACTTGTTGGAATGAATTTGATTACAAAATTCGACTGGGAATTATTGTTCTCAGAAAAAATAATAAAAGTTGGCAGTATATAA
- a CDS encoding AEC family transporter, giving the protein MNYVLQILFILALMSLGWIARRRKILTDTGTGELTRLLISIIYPALIFYSITRLNPVQLAQNWLMPVMTMLIAGIGLLLGLLALRWMKNVDQKRAGAFLFQSTINNYLFLPLPLVIMIWGTEGVALLIFSSVGFELIVWTVGVFLFNRQSRFSNGIRVMFSPPLIALICAISWICVRDLTPLCPPNAVLLRRVVELVYFGADVVGRATIGISMIVAGSRIATLSARSIADPHVWISAFLRLIVAPAVFILILKWIPMQELARNILIVVAVMPAAVASLIFSARFNGDTDFVAATLLITHLAAVITVPLLLAWAL; this is encoded by the coding sequence ATGAATTATGTGTTACAAATTTTATTCATTCTGGCGCTGATGTCACTCGGCTGGATCGCGCGACGGCGGAAAATTCTCACCGATACCGGAACAGGCGAACTCACAAGGCTGCTCATCTCCATCATTTATCCGGCGTTGATTTTTTACTCCATCACGCGCCTGAATCCGGTACAGCTCGCGCAAAACTGGCTGATGCCGGTCATGACTATGCTCATCGCCGGCATTGGACTGCTGCTCGGCTTGCTGGCTTTGCGGTGGATGAAAAATGTCGACCAGAAACGCGCCGGTGCATTTTTGTTCCAAAGCACAATCAACAACTATCTTTTCCTTCCGCTGCCGCTGGTGATAATGATCTGGGGCACCGAAGGCGTTGCTCTGCTGATTTTTTCTTCAGTTGGATTTGAATTAATTGTATGGACGGTTGGCGTATTTCTGTTCAATCGGCAAAGCCGTTTCAGCAATGGAATCCGCGTCATGTTCAGTCCGCCGCTCATTGCATTGATTTGTGCAATCAGCTGGATTTGTGTGCGCGATCTTACGCCACTATGCCCGCCGAATGCCGTATTACTGCGCCGTGTTGTTGAACTGGTTTATTTCGGCGCAGATGTCGTCGGGCGCGCAACAATCGGTATTTCGATGATCGTCGCCGGCAGCCGCATTGCTACGCTCAGCGCAAGATCCATCGCCGATCCGCATGTCTGGATTTCCGCTTTTCTCCGTCTGATTGTTGCGCCGGCCGTTTTCATTCTGATCTTGAAATGGATTCCTATGCAAGAACTTGCACGCAATATTTTAATTGTTGTTGCCGTGATGCCGGCAGCGGTCGCCAGTCTGATCTTCAGTGCACGGTTTAACGGCGATACAGATTTTGTGGCAGCCACCCTGCTGATCACGCATCTTGCCGCCGTCATCACGGTTCCATTGCTGCTCGCCTGGGCCTTGTAA
- a CDS encoding iron-containing alcohol dehydrogenase: MNNSTVPSFEFATSGKIVFGRGTLAQLAPAAASLGKHALVITGRKTERAKPVFDLLAGAGIAVEFFSVGNEPTVQNVLDAVELARSAKCDMVVAFGGGSVLDLSKSVAALITNPGSPFDYLEVIGKAQPLTVRPAPCIAVPTTSGTGSEVTKNAVILSPDDHVKVSIRHPWMLPALAIVDPECTLSMPPAVTASTGLDALTQLIEAFICIRANPVTDGFCREGLPRIIRSLRRAYENGADLDAREEMSLASLFGGLALANAGLGVVHGFSSPLGGMFSAPHGMVCAAILPYAMRANLNAIQERAPESIALARLTEFGKLTGGQTAADGIQWLITLCRDLNVPALSKFGITENDFPVLVEKAMTASSTQGNPVKLTAEELHQILLDAL, from the coding sequence ATGAACAATTCAACCGTCCCGTCATTCGAATTCGCCACTTCCGGAAAAATTGTTTTTGGACGCGGAACGCTGGCGCAGCTTGCGCCGGCAGCGGCGTCATTGGGTAAACATGCACTGGTCATTACCGGCAGAAAAACGGAACGCGCCAAACCGGTGTTTGATCTGCTCGCCGGCGCCGGAATTGCCGTTGAATTTTTTTCAGTCGGGAACGAACCGACCGTTCAGAATGTACTGGATGCCGTAGAACTTGCGCGCTCAGCAAAATGCGACATGGTTGTTGCCTTTGGCGGCGGCAGTGTGCTGGATCTTTCAAAATCTGTTGCGGCACTCATTACCAATCCCGGCAGCCCGTTTGACTATCTTGAAGTCATCGGCAAGGCGCAGCCGCTCACCGTGCGACCGGCGCCGTGTATTGCCGTTCCAACCACGTCCGGAACCGGATCAGAGGTGACAAAAAATGCTGTAATTCTTTCGCCAGACGATCATGTGAAAGTCAGCATCCGCCATCCGTGGATGCTGCCGGCGCTCGCCATTGTCGATCCTGAATGCACGCTGTCTATGCCGCCGGCGGTCACCGCGTCCACCGGACTCGACGCACTCACACAGCTGATCGAGGCCTTCATTTGCATTCGTGCCAATCCGGTCACCGACGGTTTTTGCCGCGAAGGGTTGCCGCGCATTATCCGTTCACTGCGCCGCGCCTATGAAAACGGCGCCGATCTCGATGCACGTGAAGAAATGTCCCTTGCCAGCCTGTTCGGCGGACTTGCGCTCGCCAACGCCGGACTCGGCGTAGTACACGGATTTTCCAGTCCGCTTGGCGGAATGTTTTCTGCGCCGCACGGCATGGTCTGCGCCGCAATTCTGCCGTATGCCATGCGCGCCAACCTGAATGCCATTCAGGAACGCGCGCCGGAATCCATCGCGCTCGCGCGGTTGACTGAATTTGGAAAACTTACCGGCGGACAAACCGCCGCTGACGGAATTCAATGGCTGATTACACTCTGCCGGGATCTGAATGTTCCGGCGCTTTCAAAATTCGGCATCACTGAAAATGATTTCCCGGTGCTCGTCGAAAAAGCAATGACTGCCTCCAGCACGCAGGGCAATCCCGTCAAACTCACCGCTGAAGAACTGCATCAAATACTTTTGGATGCATTGTAA